A window of the Azospirillum formosense genome harbors these coding sequences:
- a CDS encoding DUF882 domain-containing protein → MAQSAAAALTRRGIFGLGAAVAVGVCNSRSAAAWEPAPERTLRIYNCLTGESFDGVYWAEGRPVAEAMARIDWVLRDHRSDDCHRIDLALLNRLSEMQEKLDSQHPFEVLSAFRSQETNRRVKGAATGSLHLQGRAVDLRLQGRRAVDLYRCALSFGDGGAGCYAKRNFVHVDTGPTRRWVGA, encoded by the coding sequence ATGGCCCAGTCCGCCGCCGCCGCGCTGACGCGTCGCGGCATCTTCGGGCTGGGAGCCGCGGTGGCGGTCGGCGTCTGCAACAGCCGCAGCGCCGCGGCGTGGGAACCGGCGCCGGAGCGCACGCTGCGGATCTACAACTGCCTGACGGGGGAAAGCTTCGATGGCGTCTATTGGGCGGAGGGACGCCCGGTGGCCGAGGCGATGGCCCGCATCGACTGGGTGCTGCGCGACCACCGCAGCGACGACTGCCACCGCATCGACCTCGCCCTGTTGAACCGCCTGTCGGAGATGCAGGAGAAACTGGACAGCCAGCACCCGTTCGAGGTGCTGTCGGCCTTCCGCTCCCAGGAAACCAACCGCCGCGTGAAGGGGGCGGCGACCGGCAGCCTGCATCTGCAGGGACGGGCGGTCGACCTGCGCCTGCAGGGGCGGCGCGCGGTGGACCTCTACCGCTGCGCCCTGTCCTTCGGCGACGGCGGGGCCGGCTGTTACGCGAAGCGGAACTTCGTCCACGTCGACACCGGGCCGACGCGGCGCTGGGTCGGGGCCTGA